The Staphylococcus simiae genome includes the window TTGTCAGAGTACACACTAATTTTTGAACGATCCCCAGCTTCACGCGCAACTGATTTAACTACTACAGTACCATCGTAAATCTCAGGTACTTCTTGTTCAAATAAACGTTTTAATAATCCAGGATGGCTACGAGACACAAATATTTGAGGGCCTTTTGTTGTTTGCTCAACTTTGTTTACATATACTTTAATGCGCTCATTTGGAATATATTTTTCATTAGGACTTCTTTCGGCTTCTGAAAGTACAGCTTCAATACGACCTAAATTGACATATACATATCTATGGTCAACACGATCTATAATTCCAGTTAAAATATCTTCTTCTTTGTCAATAAATTCATCAAAAAGAATCTCACGTTCAGCATCACGTAAACGTTGCATAACTGCTTGTTTTGCAGCTTGTGCACCAACTCGCCCAAAATCTTTAGGTGTGACATCCTCTTCATAAATATCTCCAACTTCATATGCAGGGTTTTTAACTAAAGCAGTACTTAAATCTACTTCATCTCTATCATCAAAAACTTCTTCAACTACTTCTTTACGTGCAATAACTTTAAATGTACCTTGATCCATATTCAAATCAACACGTACGTTTCTTGCGCTATCGTAGTTCTTTTTGTAGGCTGTGATTAATGCAGCTTCTATTGCATCTATCAACACTTCTCTAGGGATTTTCTTTTCTTTTTCTAAGTATTCAGTTGCTAATAATAGTTCATTACTTGACACGATTTTTCCTCCTCATCACGTTAAAGCATAACTGCGTGACGTACTTTTGCAATTTTATCTCGTGGTATCTCTATATCTTTAGTTCTTGATTTAATCTTCACCTGTACAACGATATAATCGTTATCGACAGATTTTAGAACACCCAACCATTCTTTGCTACCTTCGATAGGTAAATACAATGAGACGAATATAGGTTGATTAACGGCATTATAAAAGTCTTGTTCTTTTTTTATTGGTCGTTCGGCACCAGGTGATGCTACATCTAAATAGTACATTTCCGGAATAGGATCATTGGCATCCATAGCTTCACTTATACGTTCAGAAGCTAATGTACAGTCATTTAAATCAACGCCACCATCTTTATCAATTGAAATACGTAAAAAATGATCTTTACCTTCTTTCACATATTCAATATCTACAAGTTCATAGTTTAATTCGTCCATTATTGGTTGAATAATTGTTTCAACTTGTTCAGTTATTTTACTCATACAGGCCTCCTTTTTTGGCAAATAGAAAAGAGCGGGAATTCCCCACTCTTCTGCCTGAGTCACTAATTTTTTAAGCATGTTAATTATATCATAAGTTGCATAACTAAACAAATAACTATATATCGTAACTCTATTATATAGTTTTTATACAAAATTATAAGTTAATATCTACTACTTTAACTAACCTGTTATTAAATTACATATCGAAAATAGATAATTGCGCCTTATCTGGTAAGTTGGGTAGTGAACCTAGCTCATCTAAATAATCAATTACTTTTTGAGAAAGTCCTGCTTTTTTATTTAAATCTTCTTTAGATAAAAGCGGTCCTTCATCTCGTGCTTCAACAATACGTTTGGCAACATTTTCACCTAAGCCTGGTACAGAAATAAATGGTGGTATTAAGGTATCACCTTCGATGACAAATTCAAATGCTTTACTTTTTTCTAAACTTATAGGTTGCATGCTATAGCCACGGTGAGCCATTTCATTCATAATTTCTAACACTGTTAAGACATCTTTTTCTTTTTTACCTAAATCCATATAACGAGAATACATATCTTTAACAGCATTTCTGATACCTGTCTTATCTTTAATCATCGTAATTAAATCAAAATCTGAAGCTCTAATGGTAAAATAAGCAGCATAATAATATAACGGATGATGTACTTTAAAGTAAGCAATTCTTAAAGCCATTAAGACGTAAGCTGCAGCATGGGCTTTCGGGAACATATATTTAATTTTCAAACAAGAATCTAAATACCAATCTGGTACATTATTTTCCTTCATAGCCTCTTCCATTTCTTCACTTAAACCTTTACCTTTACGTACAGACTCCATTATTTTAAATGCCATAGACGGTTCTAATCCTGCATACATTAAGTAAACCATAATATCATCACGACAACCAATAACACTAGATAAATCACAAATTCCAGCTTTAATCAGTTCTTGTGCATTTCCTAGCCACACATCAGTACCATGTGACAATCCAGATATTTGTACTAACTCTGAAAATGATGTTGGTTTAGTATCTTCCAACATTTGACGTACAAAGCCTGTACCAAATTCAGGAACACCGAACGTACCTGTTTTACATAAAATTTCATCTTCAGTAACACCTAAACTTTCTGGACTACTGAAAATTTTCATAACATCTTTATCATCCACTGGTATTGTTTTAGGGTCAATTCCAGATAAATCTTGAAGCATACGAATCATCGTTGGATCATCGTGTCCTAATATATCAAGTTTCAATACATTGTCATGAATTGAGTGGAAATCAAAATGTGTTGTCATCCACGCAGAATTTTGATCGTCAGCTGGATATTGTATTGGTGTAAAGTCATAAATGTCCATATAATCTGGTACTACAATAATACCCCCTGGATGTTGTCCAGTAGTACGCTTTACGCCTGTACAACCTTTAACAAGACGATCAATTTCTGCACCACGTTTATGAATACCTTGGTCGTTTAAATAACCTTTTACATATCCAAAAGCAGTCTTTTCAGCAACTGTACCGATTGTACCTGCTCTAAAAACTTTGTCTTCACCAAATAACACCTTTGTATAGTTATGCGCATTAGGTTGATACTCACCACTAAAGTTTAAGTCGATATCTGGTACTTTATCTCCTTTAAATCCTAAGAATGTTTCGAAAGGTATATCTTGTCCTTCTTTTATTAATGGTGCACCACACGTGTCACAATTTTTGTCAGGCAAATCAAATCCTGAACCAACGGACCCATCATTAAAGAACTCACTCGTCTTGCAATTAGGGCAAATGTAATGTGGAGGCAAAGGATTAACCTCT containing:
- the nusA gene encoding transcription termination factor NusA; translation: MSSNELLLATEYLEKEKKIPREVLIDAIEAALITAYKKNYDSARNVRVDLNMDQGTFKVIARKEVVEEVFDDRDEVDLSTALVKNPAYEVGDIYEEDVTPKDFGRVGAQAAKQAVMQRLRDAEREILFDEFIDKEEDILTGIIDRVDHRYVYVNLGRIEAVLSEAERSPNEKYIPNERIKVYVNKVEQTTKGPQIFVSRSHPGLLKRLFEQEVPEIYDGTVVVKSVAREAGDRSKISVYSDNSDIDAVGACVGAKGARVEAVVEELGGEKIDIVQWNEDPKVFVKNALSPSQVLEVIVDEANQSTIVVVPDYQLSLAIGKRGQNARLAAKLTGWKIDIKSETDAREAGIYPVVATEEVIEEAAIADDNEDIVIDDIDKDETNLTAAELLVESDDEKESE
- the rimP gene encoding ribosome maturation factor RimP; protein product: MSKITEQVETIIQPIMDELNYELVDIEYVKEGKDHFLRISIDKDGGVDLNDCTLASERISEAMDANDPIPEMYYLDVASPGAERPIKKEQDFYNAVNQPIFVSLYLPIEGSKEWLGVLKSVDNDYIVVQVKIKSRTKDIEIPRDKIAKVRHAVML